Proteins encoded within one genomic window of Mya arenaria isolate MELC-2E11 chromosome 13, ASM2691426v1:
- the LOC128215233 gene encoding uncharacterized protein LOC128215233: MEVSGKRRDPDLNKGSDDTTVFCQPCEEEGKRSVAQGFCQTCQEYMCDPCIKAHKKFKVSRNHIMLSKDKMPSFYPSTKQSDIGVTEYCKTHPNEMIKFYCPTHSDLGCGDCVVIGHRTCKVDYIADVSKDFTNEREFRELEPSIKRAEDLLSGYISKVKKLFDEVEHQSKDEIDRLRKFRAEINTYLDRREKELLGNIQEMKTNEESALTELKTDCELAKCGLVATRTELTSGTDSVNQRYVTARRAQKELREIHNKMEKMAGRMKARKYRFVEDADTIRLLGSKMGLGTLNMAGELVPVPDLATVTWKEADILVRTSEDLGTCGITGSALISPGLFLLADFGNNCVKLVDISTCTVTSRLQLPGQPWGVCVFHDDQAAVTIQPVIIQLLSIKGGQLSFGKNIKVSSVCFGIAFNNNRLYVSYTQTPRVEVMTLDGHIISTFQTDDRRQLFKAPCYLTVSASTPPTLYVSDYRAHTVLQLTLDGKVLREYQDIRLTNPGAVLKVGPGQLLVCGYANHNVMLLTERDGKMAEILGKKNGLTKPCSVSFCPHTRAIVVGMGSNDSLKVFNAK, from the exons ATGGAAGTATCTGGAAAAAGGCGTGACCCTGACCTTAACAAGGGCTCCGATGACACAACTGTCTTCTGTCAGCCGTGTGAAGAGGAGGGCAAACGCTCTGTAGCCCAGGGATTCTGTCAGACCTGCCAAGAGTACATGTGTGATCCCTGTATCAAGGCCCATAAGAAATTCAAGGTGTCCAGAAACCACATTATGTTGTCCAAAGATAAGATGCCGTCCTTCTACCCGTCCACTAAGCAGTCTGACATCGGTGTAactgaatattgtaaaacacatcCGAATGAGATGATCAAGTTTTACTGTCCGACCCACAGCGACCTTGGTTGTGGTGACTGTGTAGTCATCGGTCATCGCACGTGCAAAGTCGACTACATTGCTGATGTGTCTAAGGATTTCACCAATGAAAGGGAATTCAGGGAGCTGGAACCATCTATTAAACGAGCGGAAGATCTTCTATCTGGGTACATAAGTAAAGTAAAGAAGCTTTTTGACGAGGTCGAACACCAGTCTAAGGATGAGATCGACAGACTGAGAAAGTTCCGTGCAGAAATCAATACCTACCTGGACCGACGCGAGAAGGAGTTGCTCGGCAATATCCAGGAAATGAAGACCAATGAAGAAAGCGCGCTGACTGAACTGAAGACTGATTGTGAGTTGGCAAAATGCGGACTTGTGGCCACTAGGACAGAACTGACTTCCGGTACCGACTCGGTGAACCAGCGGTACGTGACGGCAAGGAGAGCTCAGAAGGAACTACGGGAGATTCATAACAAGATGGAAAAGATGGCTGGTAGGATGAAGGCCCGGAAGTATCGATTTGTTGAAGACGCGGACACGATACGGCTGCTGGGATCGAAAATGGGCCTTGGAACACTGAACATGGCAGGAGAGCTTG TTCCAGTTCCTGACCTCGCTACTGTGACGTGGAAGGAGGCGGATATCCTGGTCAGAACATCTGAGGACCTGGGCACCTGCGGGATCACGGGCTCAGCCCTGATCTCGCCTGGTCTCTTCCTCCTGGCTGACTTCGGTAACAACTGTGTCAAACTGGTAGACATCAGCACCTGCACCGTCACGTCCCGCCTCCAGCTACCAGGCCAGCCATGGGGCGTGTGTGTGTTTCATGATGATCAGGCCGCCGTCACTATCCAGCCTGTTATTATTCAGCTGCTGTCTATAAAGGGAGGACAGTTATCGTTTGGAAAGAATATTAAAGTATCATCTGTGTGTTTTGGTATTGCGTTTAACAACAATAGATTATACGTTTCGTATACACAAACCCCGCGTGTTGAAGTGATGACATTGGATGGGCATATCATAAGTACATTCCAAACAGATGATAGAAGACAACTTTTCAAAGCACCATGTTACCTGACTGTGTCAGCTTCAACACCACCGACTCTGTACGTGTCTGACTACCGTGCCCACACCGTCCTCCAGCTGACCCTTGACGGAAAGGTCCTGCGGGAGTACCAAGATATTCGGCTCACCAATCCCGGGGCCGTGTTGAAGGTAGGGCCCGGCCAGCTGCTCGTGTGTGGATATGCCAACCACAACGTGATGCTGCTAACGGAGAGGGACGGCAAGATGGCGGAAATACTGGGAAAGAAGAACGGACTGACCAAGCCCTGCTCCGTGTCCTTCTGTCCTCACACACGTGCCATAGTTGTCGGAATGGGCAGTAATGACTCACTGAAGGTCTTTAATGCAAAGTGA